In Kitasatospora sp. NBC_00240, the following are encoded in one genomic region:
- a CDS encoding DUF6113 family protein has translation MIERAPAPAPAATPRRPSLPARLLGTRAERLAESQPPTAGRVVAYVLLFVLGALVSLCGSFVQTLWTPVGLLLALAATGAVFYGGLRVTGTKLGAGMPLAGWFLALMVLMVPRPEGDYVLWPSLSSYAYLFAGSVLGVICATLPTRSGGFLGVPGPRR, from the coding sequence ATGATCGAGCGCGCCCCGGCCCCGGCCCCCGCCGCCACCCCCCGCCGCCCCTCGCTGCCGGCCCGGCTGCTCGGCACCCGGGCCGAGCGGCTGGCCGAGTCGCAGCCTCCGACGGCCGGCCGGGTCGTCGCGTACGTCCTGCTGTTCGTGCTCGGCGCACTGGTCTCGCTCTGCGGAAGCTTCGTGCAGACCTTGTGGACGCCCGTCGGCCTGCTGCTGGCCCTGGCCGCCACCGGCGCGGTGTTCTACGGCGGCCTGCGGGTGACCGGTACCAAGCTCGGCGCGGGCATGCCGCTGGCCGGCTGGTTCCTCGCCCTGATGGTGCTGATGGTGCCTCGCCCCGAGGGCGACTACGTGCTCTGGCCGAGCCTCTCCTCGTACGCCTACCTGTTCGCGGGCTCGGTCCTCGGGGTGATCTGCGCCACCCTGCCCACCCGGTCGGGGGGCTTTCTCGGGGTGCCGGGACCACGCCGCTGA
- a CDS encoding peptidoglycan binding domain-containing protein, producing the protein MSSRESDNAYPTPRRTGPDAYPSGTPPYGTPGLPGGADRTGPGQSDTAGSKPAEGGGDAPKTETTLTTRVRINIPGSRPIPPVVVRSAVKNEDAPEAAPAEAPEPPGPRHRSAAPSSPVLGVMDGSARTATPPNLPPEWQTGEPAGQSEAESTGEWFRPRQKRGAADPAPAPVTAGAPAAAPGRPAEPRATEPGRPNGPRSDAGRPGAPRGESGRSGPGRGEPGRPNGQRPTPGPPPTGAPASPFANTAGPDGAGNPFDDGMPADPFAADPFATDPFATDPFAGGQGAPGATDPFGPGAGDPMPNRPRPQDTGRQQGGPAGRPAQEDTAIGGFEPIRDEAPPAAIPGLPQSGLPRSGPYTPAPGGMGADPFAAGHQGAGADPFATAAPNGRFPGGPAGAPDPFAPAAPGRPFDQGAAFGSEQPFPAGAPYADGSGRPGPGAPAGGRPAPTPAAPAGEKPADKATDKPAPKAAPPKRRGKASKLVVYGIGFLLFAGAAAYGTGLMLNQADVPKGTVVLGTDIGGSSRDQAIHQLEDTVGKAGQQPVKLKIGEQTLDLDPTAAGLSFDTTGTVDGLTQHSYSPVDVINSLKGGEKAVPPLVKVDRAKLKAALDALAASSGQGLQEGYVKFTEAGEVVVVPGKAGQAVDSTTAVDQVEQAYRDRAAGKPETPINLTVAAAQPKISPQALQAAADSLGKSVLNGLVHVTAGTKKFDFGKATAAKALTLAPDASGNIVPKWDYDQLGGAIGGIFDKLKARKAGALAPITAQDVADGITSVLDKTGDKDRTFKFTTT; encoded by the coding sequence TTGAGCAGCCGCGAATCTGACAACGCCTACCCGACGCCCCGGCGCACGGGACCGGACGCCTACCCTTCGGGCACCCCGCCGTACGGCACGCCTGGCCTGCCGGGCGGCGCCGACCGGACGGGCCCGGGCCAGTCCGACACGGCCGGATCAAAGCCGGCCGAGGGCGGCGGCGACGCCCCGAAGACCGAGACGACGCTGACCACCCGGGTCCGGATCAACATCCCCGGCTCGCGCCCGATCCCGCCGGTGGTGGTCCGTAGCGCAGTCAAGAACGAGGACGCGCCGGAGGCGGCGCCCGCCGAGGCCCCCGAGCCGCCCGGGCCCCGGCACCGCTCGGCCGCCCCCTCCTCCCCCGTGCTCGGGGTGATGGACGGCAGCGCCAGGACGGCCACCCCGCCGAACCTCCCGCCCGAGTGGCAGACCGGCGAGCCGGCCGGCCAGTCGGAGGCGGAGTCGACCGGCGAGTGGTTCCGGCCCCGGCAGAAGAGGGGCGCCGCCGACCCGGCCCCCGCCCCGGTCACCGCCGGCGCCCCCGCGGCCGCCCCCGGCCGGCCCGCGGAACCCCGCGCCACCGAGCCCGGCCGCCCGAACGGTCCCCGATCCGACGCGGGCCGCCCGGGCGCCCCCCGCGGCGAGTCCGGACGCTCCGGCCCCGGCCGGGGCGAGCCGGGCCGCCCGAACGGCCAGCGCCCGACCCCGGGCCCGCCGCCCACCGGCGCACCCGCCTCGCCGTTCGCGAACACGGCCGGCCCGGACGGCGCCGGCAACCCGTTCGACGACGGCATGCCCGCCGATCCCTTCGCCGCGGACCCGTTCGCCACCGACCCCTTCGCCACCGACCCGTTCGCGGGCGGACAGGGGGCCCCCGGCGCGACGGACCCCTTCGGGCCCGGCGCCGGCGACCCGATGCCGAACCGGCCGCGCCCGCAGGACACCGGCCGGCAGCAGGGCGGGCCGGCCGGCCGGCCCGCGCAGGAGGACACCGCGATCGGCGGCTTCGAGCCGATCCGCGACGAGGCCCCGCCCGCCGCCATACCCGGCCTGCCGCAGTCCGGCCTGCCCCGCTCCGGCCCGTACACCCCGGCCCCGGGCGGCATGGGCGCCGACCCGTTCGCCGCCGGCCACCAGGGAGCCGGAGCGGACCCGTTCGCCACCGCCGCTCCCAACGGCCGCTTCCCCGGCGGTCCCGCCGGGGCCCCGGACCCGTTCGCCCCGGCCGCGCCGGGCCGCCCGTTCGACCAGGGCGCGGCGTTCGGCTCCGAGCAGCCCTTCCCGGCGGGCGCCCCGTACGCGGACGGCTCCGGCCGCCCCGGCCCCGGTGCCCCCGCCGGCGGCCGCCCGGCGCCGACCCCGGCCGCCCCCGCCGGCGAGAAGCCGGCCGACAAGGCCACCGACAAGCCCGCGCCCAAGGCCGCACCGCCCAAGCGCCGCGGCAAGGCCTCGAAGCTGGTCGTGTACGGCATCGGCTTCCTGCTCTTCGCCGGCGCCGCCGCGTACGGCACCGGACTGATGCTCAACCAGGCGGACGTGCCCAAGGGCACCGTGGTGCTCGGCACCGACATCGGCGGCAGCAGCCGTGACCAGGCGATCCACCAGCTGGAGGACACCGTCGGCAAGGCCGGCCAGCAGCCGGTCAAGCTGAAGATCGGTGAGCAGACGCTCGACCTCGACCCGACCGCCGCCGGGCTGAGCTTCGACACCACCGGCACGGTGGACGGGCTGACCCAGCACAGCTACAGCCCGGTCGACGTGATCAACTCGCTGAAGGGCGGCGAAAAGGCCGTCCCGCCGCTGGTCAAGGTCGACCGCGCCAAGCTCAAGGCCGCGCTGGACGCGCTGGCCGCCAGCTCCGGCCAGGGGCTGCAGGAGGGCTACGTCAAGTTCACCGAGGCCGGCGAGGTCGTCGTGGTGCCCGGCAAGGCCGGTCAGGCCGTGGACTCCACCACGGCCGTCGACCAGGTCGAGCAGGCCTACCGGGACCGCGCCGCGGGCAAGCCGGAGACCCCGATCAACCTGACGGTCGCCGCCGCGCAGCCGAAGATCTCCCCGCAGGCGCTGCAGGCCGCCGCCGACAGCCTGGGCAAGTCCGTGCTGAACGGCCTCGTGCACGTCACGGCGGGTACCAAGAAGTTCGACTTCGGCAAGGCGACGGCCGCCAAGGCGCTCACGCTGGCCCCGGACGCCTCCGGCAACATCGTGCCCAAGTGGGACTACGACCAGCTGGGCGGCGCGATCGGCGGCATCTTCGACAAGCTGAAGGCCCGCAAGGCCGGCGCCCTGGCGCCGATCACCGCGCAGGACGTGGCGGACGGCATCACCTCCGTCCTGGACAAGACGGGCGACAAGGACCGCACCTTCAAGTTCACCACTACCTGA
- a CDS encoding ABC transporter ATP-binding protein, whose translation MSSGTELNGGGEVAAFRQVSKSYGRVRAVNGLDLVLRPGETVALLGPNGAGKSSSLDLLLGLREPDRGSVSLFGGTPRAAVQAGRVGAMLQSGGLMSDVKVRELVKFACAVHPRGRGVEEVLRDAGITEIAERKVDKLSGGQEQRVRFALAIAGAADLIVLDEPTTGMDVSVRQAFWASMRAQADAGRTVLFATHYLEEADTVADRVLVLHRGRLIADGTSAEIKAKAGARRISFELHTADGPFDEQSLRALPGMVALDVTARIEGVRTVRIRSTDADADVAALYRAGLFPRGLEVTGLGLEQAFLTITGAQDTEDAEDTDDAWGAGTTETVKESVR comes from the coding sequence ATGAGCAGCGGGACGGAACTGAACGGGGGCGGTGAGGTCGCCGCCTTCCGGCAGGTCAGCAAGAGCTACGGCCGGGTCAGGGCGGTGAACGGCCTCGACCTGGTGCTGCGCCCCGGCGAGACGGTGGCGCTGCTCGGCCCGAACGGGGCCGGCAAGTCCAGCAGCCTCGACCTGCTGCTCGGCCTGCGCGAACCCGACCGGGGCAGCGTCTCGCTGTTCGGCGGCACCCCGCGGGCGGCCGTGCAGGCCGGCCGGGTCGGCGCGATGCTGCAGAGCGGCGGCCTGATGAGCGACGTCAAGGTGCGCGAGCTGGTGAAGTTCGCCTGCGCCGTCCACCCGCGCGGGCGCGGCGTCGAGGAGGTGCTGCGCGACGCCGGGATCACCGAGATCGCCGAGCGCAAGGTCGACAAGCTCTCCGGCGGCCAGGAGCAGCGGGTGCGCTTCGCCCTCGCGATCGCCGGCGCCGCCGACCTGATCGTGCTGGACGAGCCCACCACCGGCATGGACGTCTCCGTCCGGCAGGCCTTCTGGGCCAGCATGCGGGCCCAGGCCGACGCCGGGCGGACGGTGCTCTTCGCCACCCACTACCTGGAGGAGGCGGACACGGTCGCCGACCGGGTGCTCGTGCTGCACCGGGGGCGGCTGATCGCCGACGGCACCTCCGCCGAGATCAAGGCCAAGGCGGGCGCCCGCCGGATCAGCTTCGAACTGCACACCGCCGACGGCCCCTTCGACGAGCAGTCGCTGCGCGCGCTGCCCGGGATGGTGGCGCTGGACGTCACCGCCCGGATCGAGGGCGTCCGGACCGTCCGGATCCGCAGCACCGACGCCGACGCGGACGTCGCCGCCCTCTACCGGGCCGGCCTGTTCCCGCGCGGCCTGGAGGTCACCGGCCTGGGGCTGGAGCAGGCCTTCCTGACCATCACCGGTGCCCAGGACACCGAGGACGCCGAGGACACCGACGACGCCTGGGGCGCCGGGACCACCGAGACCGTGAAGGAGAGCGTGCGATGA
- a CDS encoding alpha/beta fold hydrolase — protein MTSDTPADTFPRQYARTLRYTVGAPRSFAVAPDGSRVVFLRSRSGSDRANLLWTLDTATGREQIAADPVALLGGGEEDLSPAERARRERSREGSAGIVGYALDGAGRLAAFALSGRLFVTDLSTGSARELPAEGPLLDPRPSPDGAYVAYATTGGELRLTRTDGSADWAFAQPDGPGLTWGQAEFIAQEEMSRDRGYWWSPESDRLLVERADDSPVARWWIADPANPASAPAEIAYPAAGTDNAEVGLWVLGLDGTRVEVDWDQEAFPYLARVHWSAGGPPLLLVQARDQRSQQILGVDVETGATTTLHAEQDEAWLEAFGGVPAWTPDGKLVRITDEGGARALVVGDHTVTGPDLHVRSVLAITEEEVFFTASGGAAETDPEPGWVAVGRISQDGKRLSWESANGEPFTSVTTAVHAAGVTVRSTAEHGRPGAVVQVGRDLPEGVVVDEIAVIDSYAETPVITARPVFRFAGERRIPAAVFLPTGYDRERDGLLPVLMDPYGGPHGQRVVQAHNPHLNSQWFADQGFAVIVADGRGTPGRSPQWEKSIAFDFAGATLDDQVDALAALAEEFPLDLGRVAIRGWSYGGYLAALAVLRRPDVFHAAVAGAPVADWELYDTHYTERYLGHPAERPEVYEANSLTGHAAGLERPLMMIHGLADDNVVAAHTLRLSSALLAAGRPHTVLPLSGVTHMTPQEEVAENLLLLQVDFIRRALAG, from the coding sequence ATGACCTCCGATACCCCTGCGGACACCTTCCCCCGGCAGTACGCGCGGACCCTGCGCTACACCGTCGGAGCCCCCCGGTCCTTCGCCGTCGCACCCGACGGCTCCAGGGTCGTCTTCCTGCGCTCCCGGTCGGGCAGCGACCGGGCGAACCTGCTCTGGACCCTCGACACCGCCACCGGCCGGGAGCAGATCGCCGCCGACCCCGTCGCCCTGCTCGGCGGCGGCGAGGAGGACCTCTCCCCGGCCGAGCGGGCCCGCCGCGAGCGCAGCCGCGAAGGCTCCGCCGGCATCGTCGGCTACGCCCTGGACGGCGCCGGCCGGCTCGCCGCCTTCGCCCTCTCCGGACGGCTGTTCGTCACCGACCTCAGCACCGGCAGCGCCCGCGAACTGCCCGCCGAGGGCCCGCTGCTCGACCCCCGTCCCTCGCCCGACGGCGCCTACGTCGCGTACGCCACCACCGGCGGCGAGCTGCGGCTGACCCGGACCGACGGCAGCGCCGACTGGGCCTTCGCCCAGCCCGACGGCCCCGGCCTGACCTGGGGCCAGGCCGAGTTCATCGCCCAGGAGGAGATGAGCCGGGACCGCGGCTACTGGTGGTCGCCGGAGAGCGACCGGCTGCTGGTCGAGCGGGCCGACGACAGCCCCGTGGCGCGCTGGTGGATCGCGGACCCGGCCAACCCGGCCAGCGCACCGGCCGAGATCGCCTACCCGGCGGCCGGCACCGACAACGCCGAGGTCGGCCTCTGGGTGCTCGGCCTCGACGGCACCCGGGTCGAGGTCGACTGGGACCAGGAGGCCTTCCCCTACCTGGCGCGGGTGCACTGGTCGGCAGGCGGGCCGCCGCTGCTCCTCGTCCAGGCCCGGGACCAGCGCAGCCAGCAGATCCTCGGCGTCGACGTCGAGACCGGCGCCACCACCACGCTGCACGCCGAGCAGGACGAGGCCTGGCTGGAGGCCTTCGGCGGCGTACCGGCCTGGACCCCGGACGGGAAGCTGGTCCGGATCACCGACGAGGGCGGCGCCCGGGCGCTGGTGGTCGGCGACCACACCGTCACCGGTCCGGACCTGCACGTCCGCTCGGTCCTCGCGATCACCGAGGAGGAGGTGTTCTTCACCGCCTCCGGCGGCGCCGCCGAGACCGACCCCGAGCCCGGCTGGGTCGCGGTGGGCCGGATCTCGCAGGACGGCAAGCGGCTCTCCTGGGAGTCGGCCAACGGCGAGCCGTTCACCTCCGTCACCACCGCGGTGCACGCGGCCGGCGTCACCGTCCGCTCGACCGCCGAGCACGGCCGCCCCGGCGCCGTCGTCCAGGTCGGCCGCGACCTGCCCGAGGGCGTCGTGGTCGACGAGATCGCCGTCATCGACTCGTACGCCGAGACCCCGGTGATCACCGCCCGCCCGGTGTTCCGCTTCGCGGGCGAGCGGCGCATCCCGGCCGCCGTCTTCCTGCCCACCGGCTACGACCGCGAACGGGACGGCCTGCTGCCCGTCCTGATGGACCCGTACGGCGGCCCGCACGGGCAGCGCGTCGTCCAGGCCCACAACCCGCACCTGAACTCCCAGTGGTTCGCCGACCAGGGCTTCGCCGTGATCGTCGCCGACGGGCGCGGCACCCCCGGGCGCAGCCCCCAGTGGGAGAAGTCGATCGCCTTCGACTTCGCCGGCGCCACCCTGGACGACCAGGTCGACGCCCTGGCGGCGCTCGCCGAGGAGTTCCCGCTGGACCTCGGCCGGGTCGCGATCCGGGGCTGGTCCTACGGCGGCTACCTGGCCGCACTCGCCGTGCTGCGCCGCCCGGACGTCTTCCACGCGGCCGTCGCCGGGGCCCCCGTCGCCGACTGGGAGCTCTACGACACCCACTACACCGAGCGCTACCTCGGCCACCCCGCCGAGCGCCCCGAGGTGTACGAGGCGAACTCGCTGACCGGCCACGCGGCCGGCCTGGAGCGGCCGCTGATGATGATCCACGGGCTGGCGGACGACAACGTGGTGGCCGCGCACACCCTGCGGCTCTCCTCCGCGCTGCTCGCGGCCGGCCGCCCGCACACCGTGCTGCCGCTCTCCGGAGTCACCCACATGACCCCGCAGGAGGAGGTCGCGGAGAACCTGCTGCTGCTCCAGGTCGACTTCATCAGGCGCGCGCTGGCGGGCTGA
- the mshB gene encoding N-acetyl-1-D-myo-inositol-2-amino-2-deoxy-alpha-D-glucopyranoside deacetylase, whose translation MTANPGRRLLLVHAHPDDESIGNGATMARYAAEGARVTLVTCTLGEGGEVIPPELARLTADQEDALGPYRIGELAHAMRASGVADFRFLGGEGRYRDSGMMGVPDNDVPNCFWRADLDEAAGYLVAVVREVRPQVLVTYDENGGYGHPDHIQAHRVAMRAYELAADPLFRPELGPAWRIAKVYWNRMPRSVLERGLAETAAKAPFPGVARPSDVPGVVDDELVTTVLDGAGYADRKAAAMAAHATQITVAGEFFALSNDLGQPLIAAEYYQLVRGEAGPGRPETDLFAGLDTDAGDDAPGSDSRSTAPVTEETAR comes from the coding sequence ATGACCGCGAATCCCGGCCGCCGCCTGCTCCTGGTGCACGCCCACCCCGACGACGAGTCGATCGGCAACGGCGCGACGATGGCACGCTATGCCGCCGAGGGCGCCCGGGTCACCCTGGTGACCTGCACCCTCGGCGAGGGCGGCGAGGTGATCCCGCCCGAACTGGCCCGTCTGACGGCGGACCAGGAGGACGCCCTCGGCCCGTACCGGATCGGCGAGCTGGCCCACGCGATGCGTGCGTCCGGCGTCGCCGATTTCCGCTTCCTCGGCGGCGAGGGGCGCTACCGCGACTCAGGGATGATGGGCGTGCCCGACAACGACGTCCCGAACTGCTTCTGGCGGGCCGACCTCGACGAGGCCGCCGGGTACCTGGTGGCGGTGGTCCGCGAGGTCCGGCCGCAGGTGCTGGTGACCTACGACGAGAACGGCGGTTACGGGCACCCCGACCACATCCAGGCGCACCGGGTGGCGATGCGGGCGTACGAGCTGGCCGCCGACCCGCTGTTCCGCCCCGAGCTCGGCCCGGCCTGGCGGATCGCCAAGGTGTACTGGAACCGGATGCCGCGGTCGGTCCTGGAGCGCGGCCTGGCCGAGACGGCGGCGAAGGCGCCCTTCCCCGGTGTGGCGCGGCCCTCCGACGTACCCGGCGTGGTGGACGACGAGCTGGTCACCACGGTGCTGGACGGCGCGGGGTACGCCGACCGGAAGGCGGCGGCGATGGCCGCGCACGCCACCCAGATCACCGTCGCGGGGGAGTTCTTCGCGCTGAGCAACGACCTGGGCCAGCCGCTGATCGCGGCCGAGTACTACCAGTTGGTCCGCGGCGAGGCCGGCCCCGGCCGGCCGGAGACCGATCTCTTCGCGGGCCTGGACACCGACGCCGGCGACGACGCCCCCGGCTCGGACTCCCGCTCCACCGCCCCCGTCACCGAGGAGACCGCCCGATGA
- a CDS encoding sensor histidine kinase, with protein sequence MSTSLPARHPDDRDQGDQGHASYGNLPGAAVQNRRQLVVKLAWMSLWMVYLVYPVKDLTGGTHGTAATVAGWVALAVFLAAYLALVAFRSTRPDGWRGKYPFVAAMLVLAVATSVGLGEAWLTLFTYASVCVAVVLPPRLGLRGVGATTVLALVVALLTRADPDTLVAIILPCFLGGLAMTGLQRLIATMQELREARAAVAHLAASEERLRLARDLHDLLGHSLSLITLKSELAGRFMDQDKQEAARAQVADIESVARQSLVDVREAVSGFRRPTLPVELAAARTALAAAQVTLEAAPSVLDGWPGLGPEESGVLAWALREAVTNVVRHGEGATVCTVSADRTWEGDGERYAVLEITDNGRGPGKSGPGNGLSGLEERLALVGGRLETGPGARGQGFRLRALVPLRTVSEPAPPA encoded by the coding sequence ATGTCCACCTCGCTCCCGGCCCGCCACCCCGACGACCGCGACCAGGGCGACCAGGGGCACGCCTCCTACGGCAACCTCCCCGGCGCCGCCGTGCAGAACCGGCGCCAACTCGTGGTCAAGCTGGCCTGGATGTCGCTCTGGATGGTCTACCTGGTGTACCCGGTCAAGGACTTGACCGGCGGCACGCACGGTACGGCGGCCACCGTCGCGGGCTGGGTGGCACTCGCGGTCTTCCTGGCCGCCTACCTCGCCCTGGTGGCCTTCCGCTCGACCAGGCCGGACGGCTGGCGTGGCAAGTACCCGTTCGTGGCGGCGATGCTGGTGCTGGCCGTGGCCACCTCCGTCGGACTCGGCGAGGCCTGGCTGACCCTGTTCACCTACGCCTCGGTCTGCGTCGCGGTGGTGCTGCCGCCGCGGCTCGGCCTGCGCGGGGTGGGCGCAACCACGGTGCTGGCGCTCGTCGTCGCCCTGCTCACCCGGGCCGACCCGGACACCCTGGTCGCGATCATCCTGCCCTGCTTCCTCGGCGGCCTCGCGATGACCGGCCTGCAGCGGCTGATCGCCACCATGCAGGAGCTGCGCGAGGCCCGGGCCGCCGTCGCGCACCTGGCGGCCTCGGAGGAGCGGCTGCGCCTGGCCCGTGACCTGCACGACCTGCTGGGCCACTCGCTGTCGCTGATCACGCTCAAGAGCGAACTGGCCGGCCGCTTCATGGACCAGGACAAGCAGGAGGCGGCGCGGGCGCAGGTGGCCGACATCGAGTCGGTGGCCCGGCAGTCCCTGGTGGACGTCCGGGAGGCGGTCAGCGGCTTCCGCCGGCCCACCCTGCCGGTCGAACTGGCGGCCGCCCGGACGGCGTTGGCCGCCGCCCAGGTCACCCTGGAGGCCGCCCCCTCGGTGCTCGACGGCTGGCCGGGACTGGGCCCGGAGGAGTCCGGGGTGCTGGCCTGGGCCCTGCGCGAAGCCGTCACCAACGTGGTGCGGCACGGCGAGGGCGCCACCGTCTGCACGGTCAGCGCGGACCGGACCTGGGAGGGCGACGGCGAGCGCTACGCCGTCCTGGAGATCACCGACAACGGTCGTGGGCCCGGCAAGTCCGGCCCGGGGAACGGCCTTTCCGGCCTGGAGGAGCGGCTCGCGCTGGTCGGCGGGCGGCTGGAGACCGGCCCGGGCGCCCGCGGACAGGGCTTCCGGCTGCGGGCGCTGGTGCCGCTGCGGACGGTCTCCGAGCCTGCGCCGCCGGCCTGA
- a CDS encoding ABC transporter permease has translation MTTLIQLEILRTLRNKRYLMFTVLYPALLYVFFISAYSGGNIAGGIPAKSYFMVSMATFGAVGAVLTGSAQRISLERKSGWTRQLRLTALPGRAYTVGKIAACAVTTLPAIAVVFAIGAVEGVRLGAAQWLGLGLALWLGSFVFAALGVALGYAAQPDAVQPMVMIVYMLMALFGGTWFPVSESLKTFARFNPVYLYNQLASFTQPGHALDTVAVAGLAGFLALFVAAAAYLYRQDAKQA, from the coding sequence ATGACCACCCTGATCCAGCTGGAGATCCTGCGCACGCTGCGCAACAAGCGGTACCTGATGTTCACGGTGCTCTACCCGGCCCTGCTCTACGTCTTCTTCATCAGCGCCTACAGCGGCGGCAACATCGCCGGCGGGATACCCGCCAAGTCGTACTTCATGGTGTCGATGGCCACCTTCGGCGCCGTCGGCGCGGTGCTCACCGGCAGCGCTCAGCGGATCTCGCTGGAGCGCAAGAGCGGCTGGACCCGGCAGCTGCGGCTGACCGCCCTGCCCGGGCGGGCGTACACCGTCGGCAAGATCGCCGCCTGCGCGGTCACCACGCTGCCGGCCATCGCGGTGGTGTTCGCGATCGGCGCCGTCGAGGGCGTCCGGCTGGGCGCCGCGCAGTGGCTCGGGCTCGGCCTGGCACTGTGGCTCGGCAGCTTCGTCTTCGCCGCCCTCGGCGTGGCCCTCGGGTACGCCGCGCAGCCGGACGCGGTGCAGCCGATGGTGATGATCGTCTACATGCTGATGGCGCTGTTCGGCGGCACCTGGTTCCCGGTGAGCGAGTCGCTGAAGACCTTCGCCCGCTTCAACCCGGTCTACCTGTACAACCAGTTGGCGTCCTTCACCCAGCCCGGCCACGCGCTGGACACGGTGGCGGTGGCCGGGCTGGCGGGCTTCCTCGCGCTCTTCGTGGCAGCGGCGGCCTACCTGTACCGCCAGGACGCCAAGCAGGCATGA
- a CDS encoding DUF2304 family protein — protein MALSISAVMLMLVIVVVLIRRSNLKLAHAIICALLGFYLASSSIAPSISEVTSNLAGMINGLKL, from the coding sequence ATGGCTTTGTCCATCTCCGCCGTCATGCTGATGCTGGTCATCGTGGTGGTGCTGATCCGCCGGTCCAATCTGAAGCTGGCGCACGCGATCATCTGCGCACTGCTCGGCTTCTATCTGGCGTCCAGTTCGATCGCGCCCTCGATCAGTGAGGTCACCAGCAATCTCGCCGGGATGATCAACGGCCTGAAGCTCTGA